A portion of the bacterium genome contains these proteins:
- a CDS encoding Gfo/Idh/MocA family oxidoreductase — protein MIRIGVIGAGHWGPNYVRNFRELDAAQMVAVADPRADARATLQQRFADLKLYEDYRELLAEGEIDGVVVATPASTHHEIGMACLQAGKHVLIEKPLANSAAAALELAQYPLADGQIFMVGHIFRFHPGINRVRELMYEGTLGTTRYLHCVRTNLGPVRKDVSVIWDLAPHDVSIALHLFNGMPARVSATMGYYLQNSPGDVAFITLTFPGGELVNIHVSWVDPQKRREVDVIGTNALVRFDDMNVGETVRIVQRALLEVPSYSTFGEFQLVTHAGESVIPFIPPKEPLKEQCMEFLKSIQTRQQPLSDVRDGYRICAILEAAEASARQDGAPVNIEAEV, from the coding sequence ATGATACGCATTGGTGTCATCGGGGCGGGCCACTGGGGCCCCAACTACGTCCGCAACTTCCGAGAGTTGGACGCAGCGCAGATGGTGGCCGTGGCCGACCCGCGCGCGGACGCCCGGGCGACGCTGCAGCAGCGCTTCGCCGACCTGAAGCTGTACGAGGACTACCGGGAGCTTCTGGCCGAGGGGGAGATTGACGGCGTCGTCGTGGCCACACCGGCCTCGACCCACCACGAGATCGGGATGGCTTGCCTGCAAGCAGGCAAGCACGTACTGATCGAGAAGCCCCTCGCGAACTCCGCGGCAGCGGCACTGGAGCTGGCCCAGTACCCCCTGGCCGACGGGCAGATCTTCATGGTCGGCCACATCTTCCGCTTCCATCCAGGGATCAACCGCGTGCGGGAGCTGATGTACGAGGGGACACTCGGGACGACCCGGTATCTGCACTGTGTCCGCACCAACCTGGGCCCGGTCCGCAAGGACGTGTCGGTCATCTGGGACCTGGCGCCCCATGACGTCTCCATCGCGCTGCACCTGTTCAACGGGATGCCGGCGCGCGTCTCGGCGACGATGGGCTACTACCTGCAGAACTCCCCCGGCGATGTCGCCTTCATCACGCTCACCTTCCCCGGCGGCGAGCTGGTCAACATCCATGTGAGCTGGGTGGACCCGCAGAAGCGGCGCGAGGTGGACGTCATCGGCACCAATGCGCTGGTGCGGTTCGATGACATGAATGTGGGGGAGACGGTGCGGATCGTCCAGCGGGCGCTGCTGGAAGTGCCCTCCTACTCCACCTTCGGTGAGTTCCAGCTTGTCACCCATGCCGGGGAGAGCGTCATCCCCTTCATCCCGCCCAAGGAGCCACTCAAGGAGCAGTGCATGGAGTTCCTCAAGTCCATCCAGACCAGGCAGCAGCCGCTCTCGGACGTGCGGGACGGCTACCGCATCTGCGCCATCCTTGAAGCGGCGGAGGCCTCGGCCAGGCAAGATGGCGCGCCGGTCAACATCGAGGCGGAGGTATAG